In Chelonia mydas isolate rCheMyd1 chromosome 10, rCheMyd1.pri.v2, whole genome shotgun sequence, a single window of DNA contains:
- the SEMA6D gene encoding semaphorin-6D isoform X6 produces MRLLLLCACLMLLTVSRCLAVSFPEDADPINVVDYHYSRQYPVFKGRPSGNESQHRLDFQLMLKIRDTLYIAGRDQVYTVNLNEVPKAEVTPSKKLTWRSRQQDRENCAMKGKHKDECHNFIKVFVPRNDEMVFVCGTNAFNPMCRYYWLNTLEYDGEEISGLARCPFDARQTNVALFADGKLYSATVADFLASDAVIYRSMGDGSALRTIKYDSKWIKEPHFLHAIEYGNYVYFFFREIAVEHNNLGKAVYSRVARICKNDMGGSQRVLEKHWTSFLKARLNCSVPGDSFFYFDVLQSITDIIEINGVPTVVGVFTTQLNSIPGSAVCAFSMDDIEKVFKGRFKEQKTPDSVWTAVPEDKVPKPRPGCCAKHGLAEAYKTSIDFPDETLSFIKSHPLMDSAVPSVIEEPWFTKTRVRYRLTAVAVDHSAGPYQNYTVIFVGSEAGVVLKILAKTRSFSLNDSVLLEEIDAYNHAKCNAESEEDRKVISLQLDKEHHAIFVAFSSCVIRIPLSRCEHHGSCKKSCIASRDPYCGWLDQGACGRVKPGMFTGGYEQDVEYGNTGQLGDCHEILPTTTTPDYKIFGDPTSGVRWEVQSGDSNQMVHMNVLITCVFAAFVLGAFLAGVAVYCYRDIFVRKSRKIHKDAESAQSCTDSSGSFAKLNGLFDSPVKEYQQNIDSPKLYTNLLSSRKELPPNGDTKSMIMDHRGQPPELAALPTPESTPVLQQKTLQVMKSQSDKAHSNLNASRKETPLKSPQFFPSSPPPHSPLSHGHIPSAIVLPNATHDYNTSFSNSNAHKADKKMQNIDHPLTKPSSKKDHRRSVDSRNTLNDFLKHLNETPNNPKSIMGDIQVAHQTLMLDPMGNMSEIPPKVPNREASLYSPPSTLPRNSPTKRVDVPTTPAVPMTSLDRQRGYHKNSSQRHSISALPKNLNSPNGVLLSRQPSITRGGYMPPATGTKMDYMQGTPVSVHLQPSLSRQSSYTSNGTLPRTGIKRTPSIKPDVPPKPSFVPQTTSVRPLNKYSY; encoded by the exons ATGAGGCTGCTTCTGCTTTGTGCTTGTCTGATGCTATTGACTGTGTCCCGGTGCCTAGCTGTCAGCTTTCCTGAAGACGCTGACCCTATTAACGTTGTTGACTACCATT ATTCAAGGCAATATCCAGTATTTAAAGGACGCCCTTCAGGCAATGAATCTCAACACAGGCTGGACTTTCAACTGATGTTGAAAATTCGAGACACACTTTATATCGCTGGCAG GGATCAAGTTTATACAGTAAACTTAAATGAAGTTCCCAAGGCAGAAGTTACTCCAAGCAAA aaattaaccTGGAGATCGAGACAgcaggacagagagaactgtGCCATGAAAGGCAAACACAAA gaTGAATGCCATAACTTTATTAAAGTCTTTGTTCCCAGAAATGATGAGATGGTGTTTGTCTGTGGTACAAATGCATTTAACCCCATGTGCAGATACTACTGG cTGAATACCTTAGAGTATGACGGAGAGGAAATTAGCGGATTGGCAAGATGCCCATTTGATGCCAGACAAACCAACGTTGCCCTCTTTGCTG ATGGGAAATTGTATTCAGCAACAGTAGCAGATTTTCTAGCAAGCGATGCTGTTATTTACCGCAGCATGGGAGATGGATCTGCCCTAAGAACAATAAAATACGATTCCAAATGGATAAAag AACCACATTTCCTCCATGCCATAGAATATGGCAACTATGTTTATTTCTTCTTTCGAGAAATTGCTGTAGAGCACAATAATTTAGGCAAG GCTGTGTATTCCCGTGTGGCACGCATATGCAAAAATGACATGGGTGGCTCCCAAAGAGTGCTGGAAAAACACTGGACTTCATTCCTAAAAGCTCGGCTCAACTGTTCTGTTCCCGGGGATTCATTTTTCTACTTTGATGTTCTGCAGTCGATCACAGACATAATAGAAATCAATGGAGTCCCTACTGTTGTCGGTGTATTCACCACACAGCTTAACAG catCCCTGGTTCAGCAGTGTGTGCTTTCAGCATGGATGACATTGAGAAAGTATTCAAAGGaagatttaaagaacaaaaaacacCAGACTCTGTTTGGACAGCTGTACCCGAAGACAAAGTACCAAAGCCAAG ACCTGGTTGCTGTGCAAAACATGGTCTAGCAGAGGCTTACAAAACCTCCATTGATTTCCCGGATGAAACCTTATCCTTCATCAAATCCCATCCATTGATGGATTCTGCAGTTCCATCAGTCATCGAGGAGCCCTGGTTCACAAAGACACGGGTCAG ATATAGGTTGACTGCAGTTGCTGTAGACCATTCCGCTGGACCCTACCAAAACTACACAGTCATATTTGTTGGCTCTGAAGCAGGAGTGGTACTTAAGATCTTGGCAAAGACCAGATCTTTTTCTTTGAATGACAGCGTATTACTGGAAGAGATTGATGCTTATAATCATGCAAA GTGTAATGCAGAGAGTGAAGAAGACAGAAAAGTCATTTCCCTTCAGTTGGATAAAGAACACCATGCTATATTTGTGGCATTCTCCAGTTGTGTTATTAGAATTCCCCTCAGTCGCTGTGAGCATCATGGATCATGTAAAAA GTCTTGTATTGCTTCACGAGACCCCTACTGTGGCTGGCTAGACCAGGGGGCATGCGGAAGAGTGAAACCTGGCATGTT CACTGGAGGATATGAGCAAGATGTAGAATACGGCAATACAGGACAGCTTGGGGACTGCCATG AAATTTTGCCTACTACAACTACACCAGATTACAAAATATTTGGCGACCCAACATCTg GTGTAAGGTGGGAAGTACAGTCAGGAGATTCCAACCAAATGGTACACATGAACGTCCTGATCACTTGTGTCTTTGCTGCTTTTGTCCTGGGAGCCTTCCTTGCAGGAGTGGCAGTTTACTGTTACCGAGATATATTTGTACGGAAATCCAGAAAAATACACAAAGATGCAGAATCAGCTCAGTCCTGTACAGACTCCAGTGGAAGTTTTGCTAAACTGAATGGGTTATTTGATAGTCCTGTCAAGGAATATCAGCAAAACATTGACTCGCCTAAACTGTACACAAATCTGTTGAGTAGCAGAAAAGAACTGCCACCGAATGGTGATACAAAATCCATGATAATGGATCACAGAGGCCAGCCTCCAGAATTAGCTGCACTTCCTACTCCAGAATCCACCCCCGTACTGCAGCAAAAGACACTGCAGGTGATGAAGAGTCAGTCAGACAAGGCACATAGCAACCTCAATGCTTCAAGAAAAGAAACCCCTCTAAAAAGTCCTCAATTTTTTCCTTCTagtcccccaccccattctccattAAGTCATGGACATATTCCCAGTGCTATTGTTCTTCCCAATGCTACCCATGACTACAACACATCTTTCTCAAATTCTAACGCACATAAAGCAGACAAAAAGATGCAAAATATTGATCACCCACTTACAAAACCGTCAAGCAAAAAAGACCACAGGCGATCTGTTGATTCCAGGAATACCCTGAACGattttctgaaacatttaaaCGAAACTCCTAATAATCCCAAATCAATTATGGGAGACATTCAAGTGGCTCACCAGACTTTAATGCTGGATCCAATGGGAAATATGTCTGAGATTCCACCTAAAGTTCCTAACAGGGAGGCATCTTTATACTCCCCTCCATCTACGCTTCCAAGAAATAGTCCAACAAAACGGGTGGACGTCCCTACTACCCCAGCAGTACCAATGACTTCTTTAGACAGACAAAGGGGCTATCACAAAAATTCTTCACAAAGGCATTCAATATCTGCCCTTCCTAAAAACTTAAACTCACCAAATGGTGTTTTGTTATCCAGACAGCCTAGTATTACCCGTGGGGGATACATGCCTCCTGCTACAggcacaaagatggactacatgCAAGGAACACCGGTCAGCGTTCACCTACAGCCTTCTTTATCCAGACAAAGCAGTTACACAAGCAATGGAACCCTTCCTCGTACAGGGATAAAGAGGACACCATCCATAAAACCTGACGTGCCACCAAAACCCTCATTCGTTCCTCAAACAACTTCAGTCAGACCACTGAACAAATACAGCTACTAG
- the SEMA6D gene encoding semaphorin-6D isoform X5: protein MRLLLLCACLMLLTVSRCLAVSFPEDADPINVVDYHYSRQYPVFKGRPSGNESQHRLDFQLMLKIRDTLYIAGRDQVYTVNLNEVPKAEVTPSKKLTWRSRQQDRENCAMKGKHKDECHNFIKVFVPRNDEMVFVCGTNAFNPMCRYYWLNTLEYDGEEISGLARCPFDARQTNVALFADGKLYSATVADFLASDAVIYRSMGDGSALRTIKYDSKWIKEPHFLHAIEYGNYVYFFFREIAVEHNNLGKAVYSRVARICKNDMGGSQRVLEKHWTSFLKARLNCSVPGDSFFYFDVLQSITDIIEINGVPTVVGVFTTQLNSIPGSAVCAFSMDDIEKVFKGRFKEQKTPDSVWTAVPEDKVPKPRPGCCAKHGLAEAYKTSIDFPDETLSFIKSHPLMDSAVPSVIEEPWFTKTRVRYRLTAVAVDHSAGPYQNYTVIFVGSEAGVVLKILAKTRSFSLNDSVLLEEIDAYNHAKCNAESEEDRKVISLQLDKEHHAIFVAFSSCVIRIPLSRCEHHGSCKKSCIASRDPYCGWLDQGACGRVKPGMLFSLFVSYNHSTGGYEQDVEYGNTGQLGDCHEILPTTTTPDYKIFGDPTSGVRWEVQSGDSNQMVHMNVLITCVFAAFVLGAFLAGVAVYCYRDIFVRKSRKIHKDAESAQSCTDSSGSFAKLNGLFDSPVKEYQQNIDSPKLYTNLLSSRKELPPNGDTKSMIMDHRGQPPELAALPTPESTPVLQQKTLQVMKSQSDKAHSNLNASRKETPLKSPQFFPSSPPPHSPLSHGHIPSAIVLPNATHDYNTSFSNSNAHKADKKMQNIDHPLTKPSSKKDHRRSVDSRNTLNDFLKHLNETPNNPKSIMGDIQVAHQTLMLDPMGNMSEIPPKVPNREASLYSPPSTLPRNSPTKRVDVPTTPAVPMTSLDRQRGYHKNSSQRHSISALPKNLNSPNGVLLSRQPSITRGGYMPPATGTKMDYMQGTPVSVHLQPSLSRQSSYTSNGTLPRTGIKRTPSIKPDVPPKPSFVPQTTSVRPLNKYSY from the exons ATGAGGCTGCTTCTGCTTTGTGCTTGTCTGATGCTATTGACTGTGTCCCGGTGCCTAGCTGTCAGCTTTCCTGAAGACGCTGACCCTATTAACGTTGTTGACTACCATT ATTCAAGGCAATATCCAGTATTTAAAGGACGCCCTTCAGGCAATGAATCTCAACACAGGCTGGACTTTCAACTGATGTTGAAAATTCGAGACACACTTTATATCGCTGGCAG GGATCAAGTTTATACAGTAAACTTAAATGAAGTTCCCAAGGCAGAAGTTACTCCAAGCAAA aaattaaccTGGAGATCGAGACAgcaggacagagagaactgtGCCATGAAAGGCAAACACAAA gaTGAATGCCATAACTTTATTAAAGTCTTTGTTCCCAGAAATGATGAGATGGTGTTTGTCTGTGGTACAAATGCATTTAACCCCATGTGCAGATACTACTGG cTGAATACCTTAGAGTATGACGGAGAGGAAATTAGCGGATTGGCAAGATGCCCATTTGATGCCAGACAAACCAACGTTGCCCTCTTTGCTG ATGGGAAATTGTATTCAGCAACAGTAGCAGATTTTCTAGCAAGCGATGCTGTTATTTACCGCAGCATGGGAGATGGATCTGCCCTAAGAACAATAAAATACGATTCCAAATGGATAAAag AACCACATTTCCTCCATGCCATAGAATATGGCAACTATGTTTATTTCTTCTTTCGAGAAATTGCTGTAGAGCACAATAATTTAGGCAAG GCTGTGTATTCCCGTGTGGCACGCATATGCAAAAATGACATGGGTGGCTCCCAAAGAGTGCTGGAAAAACACTGGACTTCATTCCTAAAAGCTCGGCTCAACTGTTCTGTTCCCGGGGATTCATTTTTCTACTTTGATGTTCTGCAGTCGATCACAGACATAATAGAAATCAATGGAGTCCCTACTGTTGTCGGTGTATTCACCACACAGCTTAACAG catCCCTGGTTCAGCAGTGTGTGCTTTCAGCATGGATGACATTGAGAAAGTATTCAAAGGaagatttaaagaacaaaaaacacCAGACTCTGTTTGGACAGCTGTACCCGAAGACAAAGTACCAAAGCCAAG ACCTGGTTGCTGTGCAAAACATGGTCTAGCAGAGGCTTACAAAACCTCCATTGATTTCCCGGATGAAACCTTATCCTTCATCAAATCCCATCCATTGATGGATTCTGCAGTTCCATCAGTCATCGAGGAGCCCTGGTTCACAAAGACACGGGTCAG ATATAGGTTGACTGCAGTTGCTGTAGACCATTCCGCTGGACCCTACCAAAACTACACAGTCATATTTGTTGGCTCTGAAGCAGGAGTGGTACTTAAGATCTTGGCAAAGACCAGATCTTTTTCTTTGAATGACAGCGTATTACTGGAAGAGATTGATGCTTATAATCATGCAAA GTGTAATGCAGAGAGTGAAGAAGACAGAAAAGTCATTTCCCTTCAGTTGGATAAAGAACACCATGCTATATTTGTGGCATTCTCCAGTTGTGTTATTAGAATTCCCCTCAGTCGCTGTGAGCATCATGGATCATGTAAAAA GTCTTGTATTGCTTCACGAGACCCCTACTGTGGCTGGCTAGACCAGGGGGCATGCGGAAGAGTGAAACCTGGCATGTT GttctctttgtttgtttcatACAACCACAGCACTGGAGGATATGAGCAAGATGTAGAATACGGCAATACAGGACAGCTTGGGGACTGCCATG AAATTTTGCCTACTACAACTACACCAGATTACAAAATATTTGGCGACCCAACATCTg GTGTAAGGTGGGAAGTACAGTCAGGAGATTCCAACCAAATGGTACACATGAACGTCCTGATCACTTGTGTCTTTGCTGCTTTTGTCCTGGGAGCCTTCCTTGCAGGAGTGGCAGTTTACTGTTACCGAGATATATTTGTACGGAAATCCAGAAAAATACACAAAGATGCAGAATCAGCTCAGTCCTGTACAGACTCCAGTGGAAGTTTTGCTAAACTGAATGGGTTATTTGATAGTCCTGTCAAGGAATATCAGCAAAACATTGACTCGCCTAAACTGTACACAAATCTGTTGAGTAGCAGAAAAGAACTGCCACCGAATGGTGATACAAAATCCATGATAATGGATCACAGAGGCCAGCCTCCAGAATTAGCTGCACTTCCTACTCCAGAATCCACCCCCGTACTGCAGCAAAAGACACTGCAGGTGATGAAGAGTCAGTCAGACAAGGCACATAGCAACCTCAATGCTTCAAGAAAAGAAACCCCTCTAAAAAGTCCTCAATTTTTTCCTTCTagtcccccaccccattctccattAAGTCATGGACATATTCCCAGTGCTATTGTTCTTCCCAATGCTACCCATGACTACAACACATCTTTCTCAAATTCTAACGCACATAAAGCAGACAAAAAGATGCAAAATATTGATCACCCACTTACAAAACCGTCAAGCAAAAAAGACCACAGGCGATCTGTTGATTCCAGGAATACCCTGAACGattttctgaaacatttaaaCGAAACTCCTAATAATCCCAAATCAATTATGGGAGACATTCAAGTGGCTCACCAGACTTTAATGCTGGATCCAATGGGAAATATGTCTGAGATTCCACCTAAAGTTCCTAACAGGGAGGCATCTTTATACTCCCCTCCATCTACGCTTCCAAGAAATAGTCCAACAAAACGGGTGGACGTCCCTACTACCCCAGCAGTACCAATGACTTCTTTAGACAGACAAAGGGGCTATCACAAAAATTCTTCACAAAGGCATTCAATATCTGCCCTTCCTAAAAACTTAAACTCACCAAATGGTGTTTTGTTATCCAGACAGCCTAGTATTACCCGTGGGGGATACATGCCTCCTGCTACAggcacaaagatggactacatgCAAGGAACACCGGTCAGCGTTCACCTACAGCCTTCTTTATCCAGACAAAGCAGTTACACAAGCAATGGAACCCTTCCTCGTACAGGGATAAAGAGGACACCATCCATAAAACCTGACGTGCCACCAAAACCCTCATTCGTTCCTCAAACAACTTCAGTCAGACCACTGAACAAATACAGCTACTAG
- the SEMA6D gene encoding semaphorin-6D isoform X4: MRLLLLCACLMLLTVSRCLAVSFPEDADPINVVDYHYSRQYPVFKGRPSGNESQHRLDFQLMLKIRDTLYIAGRDQVYTVNLNEVPKAEVTPSKKLTWRSRQQDRENCAMKGKHKDECHNFIKVFVPRNDEMVFVCGTNAFNPMCRYYWLNTLEYDGEEISGLARCPFDARQTNVALFADGKLYSATVADFLASDAVIYRSMGDGSALRTIKYDSKWIKEPHFLHAIEYGNYVYFFFREIAVEHNNLGKAVYSRVARICKNDMGGSQRVLEKHWTSFLKARLNCSVPGDSFFYFDVLQSITDIIEINGVPTVVGVFTTQLNSIPGSAVCAFSMDDIEKVFKGRFKEQKTPDSVWTAVPEDKVPKPRPGCCAKHGLAEAYKTSIDFPDETLSFIKSHPLMDSAVPSVIEEPWFTKTRVRYRLTAVAVDHSAGPYQNYTVIFVGSEAGVVLKILAKTRSFSLNDSVLLEEIDAYNHAKCNAESEEDRKVISLQLDKEHHAIFVAFSSCVIRIPLSRCEHHGSCKKSCIASRDPYCGWLDQGACGRVKPGMFTGGYEQDVEYGNTGQLGDCHDMELSSASITTMASIPVISPKVIGSWKPKVTGSRKFVVQDDPNTSDYSDPLSGVPKGVRWEVQSGDSNQMVHMNVLITCVFAAFVLGAFLAGVAVYCYRDIFVRKSRKIHKDAESAQSCTDSSGSFAKLNGLFDSPVKEYQQNIDSPKLYTNLLSSRKELPPNGDTKSMIMDHRGQPPELAALPTPESTPVLQQKTLQVMKSQSDKAHSNLNASRKETPLKSPQFFPSSPPPHSPLSHGHIPSAIVLPNATHDYNTSFSNSNAHKADKKMQNIDHPLTKPSSKKDHRRSVDSRNTLNDFLKHLNETPNNPKSIMGDIQVAHQTLMLDPMGNMSEIPPKVPNREASLYSPPSTLPRNSPTKRVDVPTTPAVPMTSLDRQRGYHKNSSQRHSISALPKNLNSPNGVLLSRQPSITRGGYMPPATGTKMDYMQGTPVSVHLQPSLSRQSSYTSNGTLPRTGIKRTPSIKPDVPPKPSFVPQTTSVRPLNKYSY, encoded by the exons ATGAGGCTGCTTCTGCTTTGTGCTTGTCTGATGCTATTGACTGTGTCCCGGTGCCTAGCTGTCAGCTTTCCTGAAGACGCTGACCCTATTAACGTTGTTGACTACCATT ATTCAAGGCAATATCCAGTATTTAAAGGACGCCCTTCAGGCAATGAATCTCAACACAGGCTGGACTTTCAACTGATGTTGAAAATTCGAGACACACTTTATATCGCTGGCAG GGATCAAGTTTATACAGTAAACTTAAATGAAGTTCCCAAGGCAGAAGTTACTCCAAGCAAA aaattaaccTGGAGATCGAGACAgcaggacagagagaactgtGCCATGAAAGGCAAACACAAA gaTGAATGCCATAACTTTATTAAAGTCTTTGTTCCCAGAAATGATGAGATGGTGTTTGTCTGTGGTACAAATGCATTTAACCCCATGTGCAGATACTACTGG cTGAATACCTTAGAGTATGACGGAGAGGAAATTAGCGGATTGGCAAGATGCCCATTTGATGCCAGACAAACCAACGTTGCCCTCTTTGCTG ATGGGAAATTGTATTCAGCAACAGTAGCAGATTTTCTAGCAAGCGATGCTGTTATTTACCGCAGCATGGGAGATGGATCTGCCCTAAGAACAATAAAATACGATTCCAAATGGATAAAag AACCACATTTCCTCCATGCCATAGAATATGGCAACTATGTTTATTTCTTCTTTCGAGAAATTGCTGTAGAGCACAATAATTTAGGCAAG GCTGTGTATTCCCGTGTGGCACGCATATGCAAAAATGACATGGGTGGCTCCCAAAGAGTGCTGGAAAAACACTGGACTTCATTCCTAAAAGCTCGGCTCAACTGTTCTGTTCCCGGGGATTCATTTTTCTACTTTGATGTTCTGCAGTCGATCACAGACATAATAGAAATCAATGGAGTCCCTACTGTTGTCGGTGTATTCACCACACAGCTTAACAG catCCCTGGTTCAGCAGTGTGTGCTTTCAGCATGGATGACATTGAGAAAGTATTCAAAGGaagatttaaagaacaaaaaacacCAGACTCTGTTTGGACAGCTGTACCCGAAGACAAAGTACCAAAGCCAAG ACCTGGTTGCTGTGCAAAACATGGTCTAGCAGAGGCTTACAAAACCTCCATTGATTTCCCGGATGAAACCTTATCCTTCATCAAATCCCATCCATTGATGGATTCTGCAGTTCCATCAGTCATCGAGGAGCCCTGGTTCACAAAGACACGGGTCAG ATATAGGTTGACTGCAGTTGCTGTAGACCATTCCGCTGGACCCTACCAAAACTACACAGTCATATTTGTTGGCTCTGAAGCAGGAGTGGTACTTAAGATCTTGGCAAAGACCAGATCTTTTTCTTTGAATGACAGCGTATTACTGGAAGAGATTGATGCTTATAATCATGCAAA GTGTAATGCAGAGAGTGAAGAAGACAGAAAAGTCATTTCCCTTCAGTTGGATAAAGAACACCATGCTATATTTGTGGCATTCTCCAGTTGTGTTATTAGAATTCCCCTCAGTCGCTGTGAGCATCATGGATCATGTAAAAA GTCTTGTATTGCTTCACGAGACCCCTACTGTGGCTGGCTAGACCAGGGGGCATGCGGAAGAGTGAAACCTGGCATGTT CACTGGAGGATATGAGCAAGATGTAGAATACGGCAATACAGGACAGCTTGGGGACTGCCATG ACATGGAGTTATCCTCAGCTTCTATTACCACAATGGCAAGTATCCCAGTTATATCACCTAAAGTGATTGGTTCCTGGAAACCTAAAGTGACTGGCTCTCGGAAATTTGTAGTTCAAGATGACCCAAACACTTCTGATTATTCTGATCCATTATCAGGTGTCCCAAAGG GTGTAAGGTGGGAAGTACAGTCAGGAGATTCCAACCAAATGGTACACATGAACGTCCTGATCACTTGTGTCTTTGCTGCTTTTGTCCTGGGAGCCTTCCTTGCAGGAGTGGCAGTTTACTGTTACCGAGATATATTTGTACGGAAATCCAGAAAAATACACAAAGATGCAGAATCAGCTCAGTCCTGTACAGACTCCAGTGGAAGTTTTGCTAAACTGAATGGGTTATTTGATAGTCCTGTCAAGGAATATCAGCAAAACATTGACTCGCCTAAACTGTACACAAATCTGTTGAGTAGCAGAAAAGAACTGCCACCGAATGGTGATACAAAATCCATGATAATGGATCACAGAGGCCAGCCTCCAGAATTAGCTGCACTTCCTACTCCAGAATCCACCCCCGTACTGCAGCAAAAGACACTGCAGGTGATGAAGAGTCAGTCAGACAAGGCACATAGCAACCTCAATGCTTCAAGAAAAGAAACCCCTCTAAAAAGTCCTCAATTTTTTCCTTCTagtcccccaccccattctccattAAGTCATGGACATATTCCCAGTGCTATTGTTCTTCCCAATGCTACCCATGACTACAACACATCTTTCTCAAATTCTAACGCACATAAAGCAGACAAAAAGATGCAAAATATTGATCACCCACTTACAAAACCGTCAAGCAAAAAAGACCACAGGCGATCTGTTGATTCCAGGAATACCCTGAACGattttctgaaacatttaaaCGAAACTCCTAATAATCCCAAATCAATTATGGGAGACATTCAAGTGGCTCACCAGACTTTAATGCTGGATCCAATGGGAAATATGTCTGAGATTCCACCTAAAGTTCCTAACAGGGAGGCATCTTTATACTCCCCTCCATCTACGCTTCCAAGAAATAGTCCAACAAAACGGGTGGACGTCCCTACTACCCCAGCAGTACCAATGACTTCTTTAGACAGACAAAGGGGCTATCACAAAAATTCTTCACAAAGGCATTCAATATCTGCCCTTCCTAAAAACTTAAACTCACCAAATGGTGTTTTGTTATCCAGACAGCCTAGTATTACCCGTGGGGGATACATGCCTCCTGCTACAggcacaaagatggactacatgCAAGGAACACCGGTCAGCGTTCACCTACAGCCTTCTTTATCCAGACAAAGCAGTTACACAAGCAATGGAACCCTTCCTCGTACAGGGATAAAGAGGACACCATCCATAAAACCTGACGTGCCACCAAAACCCTCATTCGTTCCTCAAACAACTTCAGTCAGACCACTGAACAAATACAGCTACTAG
- the SEMA6D gene encoding semaphorin-6D isoform X10, whose translation MRLLLLCACLMLLTVSRCLAVSFPEDADPINVVDYHYSRQYPVFKGRPSGNESQHRLDFQLMLKIRDTLYIAGRDQVYTVNLNEVPKAEVTPSKKLTWRSRQQDRENCAMKGKHKDECHNFIKVFVPRNDEMVFVCGTNAFNPMCRYYWLNTLEYDGEEISGLARCPFDARQTNVALFADGKLYSATVADFLASDAVIYRSMGDGSALRTIKYDSKWIKEPHFLHAIEYGNYVYFFFREIAVEHNNLGKAVYSRVARICKNDMGGSQRVLEKHWTSFLKARLNCSVPGDSFFYFDVLQSITDIIEINGVPTVVGVFTTQLNSIPGSAVCAFSMDDIEKVFKGRFKEQKTPDSVWTAVPEDKVPKPRPGCCAKHGLAEAYKTSIDFPDETLSFIKSHPLMDSAVPSVIEEPWFTKTRVRYRLTAVAVDHSAGPYQNYTVIFVGSEAGVVLKILAKTRSFSLNDSVLLEEIDAYNHAKCNAESEEDRKVISLQLDKEHHAIFVAFSSCVIRIPLSRCEHHGSCKKSCIASRDPYCGWLDQGACGRVKPGMFTGGYEQDVEYGNTGQLGDCHDMELSSASITTMV comes from the exons ATGAGGCTGCTTCTGCTTTGTGCTTGTCTGATGCTATTGACTGTGTCCCGGTGCCTAGCTGTCAGCTTTCCTGAAGACGCTGACCCTATTAACGTTGTTGACTACCATT ATTCAAGGCAATATCCAGTATTTAAAGGACGCCCTTCAGGCAATGAATCTCAACACAGGCTGGACTTTCAACTGATGTTGAAAATTCGAGACACACTTTATATCGCTGGCAG GGATCAAGTTTATACAGTAAACTTAAATGAAGTTCCCAAGGCAGAAGTTACTCCAAGCAAA aaattaaccTGGAGATCGAGACAgcaggacagagagaactgtGCCATGAAAGGCAAACACAAA gaTGAATGCCATAACTTTATTAAAGTCTTTGTTCCCAGAAATGATGAGATGGTGTTTGTCTGTGGTACAAATGCATTTAACCCCATGTGCAGATACTACTGG cTGAATACCTTAGAGTATGACGGAGAGGAAATTAGCGGATTGGCAAGATGCCCATTTGATGCCAGACAAACCAACGTTGCCCTCTTTGCTG ATGGGAAATTGTATTCAGCAACAGTAGCAGATTTTCTAGCAAGCGATGCTGTTATTTACCGCAGCATGGGAGATGGATCTGCCCTAAGAACAATAAAATACGATTCCAAATGGATAAAag AACCACATTTCCTCCATGCCATAGAATATGGCAACTATGTTTATTTCTTCTTTCGAGAAATTGCTGTAGAGCACAATAATTTAGGCAAG GCTGTGTATTCCCGTGTGGCACGCATATGCAAAAATGACATGGGTGGCTCCCAAAGAGTGCTGGAAAAACACTGGACTTCATTCCTAAAAGCTCGGCTCAACTGTTCTGTTCCCGGGGATTCATTTTTCTACTTTGATGTTCTGCAGTCGATCACAGACATAATAGAAATCAATGGAGTCCCTACTGTTGTCGGTGTATTCACCACACAGCTTAACAG catCCCTGGTTCAGCAGTGTGTGCTTTCAGCATGGATGACATTGAGAAAGTATTCAAAGGaagatttaaagaacaaaaaacacCAGACTCTGTTTGGACAGCTGTACCCGAAGACAAAGTACCAAAGCCAAG ACCTGGTTGCTGTGCAAAACATGGTCTAGCAGAGGCTTACAAAACCTCCATTGATTTCCCGGATGAAACCTTATCCTTCATCAAATCCCATCCATTGATGGATTCTGCAGTTCCATCAGTCATCGAGGAGCCCTGGTTCACAAAGACACGGGTCAG ATATAGGTTGACTGCAGTTGCTGTAGACCATTCCGCTGGACCCTACCAAAACTACACAGTCATATTTGTTGGCTCTGAAGCAGGAGTGGTACTTAAGATCTTGGCAAAGACCAGATCTTTTTCTTTGAATGACAGCGTATTACTGGAAGAGATTGATGCTTATAATCATGCAAA GTGTAATGCAGAGAGTGAAGAAGACAGAAAAGTCATTTCCCTTCAGTTGGATAAAGAACACCATGCTATATTTGTGGCATTCTCCAGTTGTGTTATTAGAATTCCCCTCAGTCGCTGTGAGCATCATGGATCATGTAAAAA GTCTTGTATTGCTTCACGAGACCCCTACTGTGGCTGGCTAGACCAGGGGGCATGCGGAAGAGTGAAACCTGGCATGTT CACTGGAGGATATGAGCAAGATGTAGAATACGGCAATACAGGACAGCTTGGGGACTGCCATG ACATGGAGTTATCCTCAGCTTCTATTACCACAATG GTGTAA